In Neorhizobium galegae, the following proteins share a genomic window:
- a CDS encoding NAD(P)H-quinone oxidoreductase, translated as MPLPTEMRFVDLPSFGEPEVMTIATGPLPAVRPGEILVRVEAAGINRPDVQQRKGAYPPPKDASPILGLEISGEVVALGEDVSEFKLGDKVCGLANGGGYAEYCAVPAGQALPWPKGFDAVKAAALPETFFTVWANLFQMAGLTEGESVLIHGGTSGIGTTAIQLAKAFGATVYATAGSREKCEACEKLGAMRGIDYKTEDFAEVIKDFTAGKGVDVVLDMIGAAYLEKNLSVLAKDGCLSIIAFLGGNIAEKVNLSPIMVKRLTVTGSTMRPRTPDEKRAIRDDLLAQVWPLLEDGTVAPVIHSVLPFAEVVEAHKLMETSSHIGKIVVTLS; from the coding sequence ATGCCGCTTCCCACCGAAATGCGTTTCGTCGATCTGCCGTCCTTCGGAGAGCCGGAGGTGATGACTATCGCCACGGGGCCGCTGCCGGCGGTGCGGCCGGGCGAAATCCTGGTCCGGGTGGAGGCGGCGGGCATCAATCGCCCGGACGTGCAGCAGCGCAAGGGCGCCTATCCGCCGCCGAAGGACGCGAGCCCGATCCTCGGCCTGGAAATATCCGGCGAAGTCGTAGCGCTTGGCGAGGATGTCAGCGAATTCAAGCTCGGCGACAAGGTCTGCGGGCTCGCAAACGGCGGCGGTTACGCGGAATATTGCGCCGTACCGGCGGGCCAGGCGCTGCCATGGCCTAAGGGTTTTGACGCGGTCAAGGCCGCGGCGCTGCCGGAAACCTTCTTCACCGTCTGGGCCAATCTGTTCCAGATGGCGGGCCTGACCGAAGGCGAGAGCGTGCTGATCCACGGAGGCACCAGCGGCATCGGCACGACTGCCATCCAGCTCGCCAAGGCGTTCGGCGCGACGGTCTACGCGACTGCCGGCTCCAGGGAAAAATGCGAGGCCTGCGAAAAGCTCGGCGCCATGAGAGGCATCGACTACAAAACCGAGGATTTTGCCGAAGTCATCAAGGACTTCACCGCCGGCAAGGGCGTCGACGTCGTGCTCGACATGATCGGCGCTGCCTATCTCGAAAAGAACCTCTCGGTTCTCGCCAAGGACGGCTGCCTCTCGATCATCGCCTTCCTCGGCGGCAACATTGCCGAAAAGGTCAATTTGTCACCGATCATGGTGAAGCGCCTGACTGTCACCGGCTCGACCATGCGCCCGCGCACGCCAGACGAAAAACGCGCCATCCGCGACGATCTTTTGGCCCAGGTCTGGCCGCTCCTGGAGGACGGAACGGTCGCCCCGGTCATCCACTCGGTGCTGCCCTTCGCAGAGGTCGTCGAGGCCCACAAACTGATGGAAACCAGCAGTCATATCGGCAAGATCGTCGTGACGCTGAGCTGA
- a CDS encoding DUF1127 domain-containing protein, protein MNVARTLNNWRKYRQTVAELGRMTPRELSDLGIAQGDIRRVARQAVGF, encoded by the coding sequence ATGAACGTCGCACGCACTCTCAACAATTGGCGCAAGTATCGTCAGACGGTTGCCGAACTGGGCCGTATGACACCGCGCGAACTCAGCGATCTCGGCATCGCCCAAGGCGATATCCGCCGGGTTGCGCGTCAGGCCGTCGGCTTCTGA
- a CDS encoding DUF3750 domain-containing protein has translation MKSVKRLFLVIFIVYLVPTFASAGLWAIKDRPSRWSDARWSSAGILPKPETSNEAAIYVFSAMTGGLKGAVASHAWIVFKEKGAKTYTRYDKVGWGNPIRRNHREPDAFWYSNAPQLVTSVTGSKAELLIPKIEGAIAAYPYAEPGGYTIWPGPNSNTFVAHVLRTVPELDAVLPPHAVGRDYLPDGEFIHVDDDWRDVHVTVRGLIGLSAGLRSGFEVHFLGLVAGLDFANPGIKVPALGRIGI, from the coding sequence ATGAAATCGGTTAAGCGGTTGTTTCTGGTTATCTTCATCGTTTACCTGGTTCCGACCTTCGCGTCGGCAGGGTTGTGGGCGATCAAGGACCGGCCGTCGCGCTGGAGCGATGCGCGCTGGTCGTCGGCGGGCATCCTGCCGAAACCCGAGACAAGCAACGAAGCGGCAATCTACGTCTTCTCGGCGATGACGGGAGGCCTGAAGGGTGCGGTCGCAAGCCATGCCTGGATCGTCTTCAAGGAAAAAGGCGCAAAAACCTATACGCGATATGACAAGGTGGGCTGGGGCAATCCGATCCGCCGCAACCACCGGGAGCCGGACGCCTTCTGGTATTCCAACGCGCCGCAGCTCGTCACCTCGGTGACCGGCTCCAAGGCGGAACTGCTGATACCAAAGATCGAGGGCGCGATCGCCGCCTACCCCTATGCGGAGCCGGGCGGCTACACGATCTGGCCGGGGCCGAACTCCAACACGTTCGTCGCCCATGTGCTGCGCACCGTGCCGGAGCTCGACGCCGTGCTGCCGCCGCATGCAGTCGGGCGCGACTATCTGCCGGACGGCGAATTCATTCATGTGGACGACGACTGGCGCGACGTACATGTGACCGTGCGCGGCCTCATCGGCCTGTCGGCCGGCCTGCGTAGTGGGTTTGAGGTGCACTTCCTCGGCTTGGTCGCAGGCCTCGATTTCGCCAATCCCGGCATCAAGGTGCCGGCGCTCGGACGGATCGGGATTTAA
- a CDS encoding asparaginase yields the protein MQNPVTVEVTRGNLVESRHRGLGAVVDGDGKVLFSFGEAEAHVFPRSASKAMQALPLVESGAADAYGFGNRELAFACASHSGEYAHVAMAASMLGKAGRDDSALECGAHWASEQAVLIHQARTVEAPTALHNNCSGKHSGFVCTCVHTGMDVKGYGGYDHPLQAEIRGTMETLTGAIIGHQNCGTDGCSIPTYAVPLKGLAHGFAKMATGNALSAGRAKASRRLMDACMAEPFYVAGTNRACTKLMEIAPGKIFAKTGAEGVFVAALPDQGIAMAVKCEDGTTRAAEAMIFALIARYFEKGGEVHAKLMAMANKPMKNWNGIHVGDVRVTDALFA from the coding sequence ATGCAAAACCCCGTTACCGTCGAAGTCACTAGAGGCAACCTGGTCGAAAGCCGCCACCGCGGGCTCGGTGCGGTCGTCGATGGTGACGGCAAGGTGCTGTTCTCGTTCGGCGAGGCGGAAGCGCATGTTTTCCCCCGTTCCGCCAGCAAGGCCATGCAGGCGCTGCCGCTCGTTGAAAGCGGTGCGGCGGATGCCTATGGCTTCGGAAACCGGGAGCTTGCCTTTGCCTGTGCCTCCCATTCCGGCGAGTACGCGCATGTGGCGATGGCCGCCTCGATGCTGGGCAAGGCCGGACGTGACGACAGCGCGCTCGAATGCGGCGCCCATTGGGCCTCGGAGCAGGCCGTGCTGATCCATCAGGCGCGTACCGTCGAGGCACCGACTGCACTTCACAACAATTGCTCCGGCAAACATTCCGGTTTCGTCTGCACCTGCGTGCATACGGGCATGGATGTGAAAGGTTACGGCGGCTACGACCATCCGCTGCAGGCCGAAATCCGCGGCACGATGGAAACCCTGACCGGCGCCATCATCGGCCACCAGAATTGCGGTACCGACGGCTGCTCGATCCCCACCTATGCGGTGCCGTTGAAGGGCCTTGCCCACGGGTTCGCCAAGATGGCGACGGGCAACGCCCTCTCGGCCGGCCGCGCCAAGGCTTCGCGCCGGCTGATGGATGCCTGCATGGCCGAGCCCTTTTATGTCGCCGGCACCAACCGCGCCTGCACCAAGCTGATGGAAATCGCACCCGGCAAGATCTTTGCCAAGACCGGCGCCGAAGGCGTCTTCGTCGCCGCGCTGCCGGATCAGGGCATTGCCATGGCGGTGAAATGCGAGGACGGCACCACCCGCGCCGCCGAAGCGATGATCTTCGCCCTCATCGCCCGTTATTTCGAAAAGGGCGGCGAGGTGCACGCCAAGCTGATGGCGATGGCCAACAAGCCGATGAAGAACTGGAACGGCATCCATGTGGGTGACGTGAGGGTGACCGACGCGCTGTTTGCGTGA
- a CDS encoding DeoR/GlpR family DNA-binding transcription regulator, protein MLTTQRKSLILDILRREGQVVAKRAAEEFSLSEDTIRRDLREMAAEGLLRRVHGGAMPISPDLPDLSARRAVSSDVKQRLGRAAADMVKPGQTIFLDGGTSTAEIARALPRDFAFTVITHSPTIAAELEHHPTVEVILIGGRLYKHSMVATGAAAMAQIALMRPDIFFLGVTAVHPARGLSTGDFEEAAIKRHIAACSAETITLVTVEKLDAASPHIIMPASALSGMIVQEGIEEERMAPYRAIGIRMIEV, encoded by the coding sequence ATGCTGACAACCCAACGCAAGAGCCTCATCCTCGACATCCTCCGCCGGGAGGGGCAGGTCGTCGCCAAACGGGCAGCGGAAGAATTTTCGCTTTCGGAGGACACGATCCGGCGGGACCTTCGGGAGATGGCGGCGGAAGGCCTGCTGCGGCGGGTGCATGGCGGGGCGATGCCTATCTCTCCCGACCTGCCGGATTTGTCCGCCCGGCGGGCGGTGTCGTCGGATGTCAAGCAGCGGCTCGGCAGGGCTGCGGCTGACATGGTGAAGCCGGGCCAGACGATCTTTCTGGACGGCGGCACCTCGACTGCGGAGATCGCCCGCGCCCTGCCCCGCGACTTCGCCTTTACCGTGATCACCCATAGCCCGACGATCGCGGCGGAACTCGAACACCATCCGACGGTGGAGGTGATCCTGATCGGCGGGCGGCTCTACAAACATTCGATGGTGGCGACAGGTGCGGCGGCAATGGCGCAGATCGCTCTGATGCGGCCGGACATATTCTTCCTCGGCGTCACCGCCGTGCATCCGGCCCGCGGACTTTCGACCGGCGATTTCGAGGAGGCGGCTATCAAGCGCCACATCGCGGCATGTTCCGCAGAGACGATCACGCTCGTGACAGTGGAAAAGCTGGATGCGGCCTCACCGCATATCATCATGCCGGCTTCGGCCTTGTCGGGCATGATCGTGCAGGAGGGAATCGAGGAAGAGCGGATGGCGCCTTATCGGGCGATTGGGATTCGTATGATCGAGGTTTAG
- a CDS encoding glutathione S-transferase family protein, with protein sequence MYTLFFSPNACSLASHIALAESGLPYEIKWVKFADKEQQSEAYLKINPKGRVPALATDRGTITESVAILAFIAQAAPEAKLAPLDDPFLFGKMQAFNAYIASTVHVAYAHWRRGYRWADNQSSFDDMVAKAPKVFHDSFQVIEDSLLEGPYVLGETYSVADAYLYLMTDWLANMKLDRADFPKVNAHYERMKQRPAVQRALAEQAAATAV encoded by the coding sequence ATGTATACGCTGTTCTTTTCGCCCAATGCCTGTTCGCTGGCCAGCCATATCGCGCTTGCCGAATCCGGCCTTCCCTACGAGATCAAGTGGGTGAAATTCGCCGACAAGGAACAGCAGTCGGAAGCCTATCTGAAGATCAACCCGAAGGGCCGCGTCCCGGCACTCGCAACGGACCGGGGTACCATCACCGAGTCCGTCGCGATCCTCGCCTTCATCGCCCAGGCCGCGCCCGAGGCGAAGCTCGCGCCGCTCGACGACCCGTTCCTGTTCGGCAAGATGCAGGCGTTCAATGCCTATATCGCCTCGACGGTGCATGTCGCCTACGCCCATTGGCGCCGCGGTTATCGCTGGGCGGACAATCAGTCCTCCTTCGACGACATGGTCGCCAAGGCGCCAAAGGTCTTCCACGACAGTTTCCAGGTGATCGAGGACTCGTTGCTCGAAGGCCCCTACGTGCTCGGGGAAACCTATTCTGTGGCCGACGCCTATCTCTACCTGATGACCGACTGGCTCGCGAACATGAAGCTCGACCGTGCGGACTTTCCGAAGGTCAATGCGCACTACGAGCGGATGAAACAGCGTCCGGCCGTACAGCGCGCCCTGGCCGAACAGGCTGCCGCGACCGCAGTCTAA
- a CDS encoding glutathione S-transferase family protein — translation MLKIYGVYRSRATRPLWLIEELGIPFELIPIVQGYRLPEPMAPGAPVNTLSPEFLSINPMGSIPSMDDDGFVLHESLAITLYLARKYGGELGPRDIAEEGQMVQWSLFGATSIETPALKISATIAGGRAETEEGKADIEVAARTLKRPFDVLEKHLSKNSHMVGGRFTVADINVGEVVRYAQGYAPLFDSRPALKAWIEAAQARPGFKAMWDKRTAEPA, via the coding sequence ATGCTGAAAATCTATGGTGTTTACCGTTCGCGCGCCACTCGGCCGCTGTGGCTTATCGAGGAACTGGGTATTCCTTTCGAACTTATTCCGATCGTCCAGGGCTACCGCCTGCCCGAGCCGATGGCACCGGGCGCGCCGGTCAACACGCTGTCGCCGGAATTCCTGAGCATCAACCCGATGGGCTCCATCCCGTCGATGGACGACGACGGTTTCGTACTGCACGAATCGCTCGCCATCACGCTCTATCTCGCCCGCAAATACGGCGGCGAGCTCGGTCCGAGGGATATTGCCGAGGAAGGCCAGATGGTTCAGTGGTCGCTGTTCGGTGCGACCAGCATCGAGACGCCGGCTCTGAAGATTTCGGCCACGATTGCCGGCGGCAGAGCAGAGACGGAAGAAGGCAAGGCTGACATCGAAGTCGCGGCCCGCACCCTGAAACGGCCTTTCGACGTGCTCGAAAAGCACCTTTCCAAGAACAGCCACATGGTCGGCGGCCGTTTCACCGTGGCGGATATCAATGTCGGAGAAGTCGTGCGTTATGCGCAAGGCTATGCGCCGCTGTTCGACAGCCGCCCGGCCTTGAAGGCCTGGATCGAGGCCGCCCAGGCGCGCCCCGGCTTCAAGGCGATGTGGGACAAGCGGACCGCCGAACCGGCGTAA
- a CDS encoding ribbon-helix-helix domain-containing protein — MRTTRSLSITLPLEMAQMVKAKVASGEYATESEVIRDGLRTLLARDAAIEKWLVEEVAPAYDELRANPERALSAEEVSARLDARMASLLEKQNKA; from the coding sequence ATGCGCACCACCCGGTCGCTCAGCATCACCCTGCCGCTCGAAATGGCGCAAATGGTCAAGGCCAAGGTTGCCTCCGGCGAATATGCCACCGAAAGCGAAGTCATCCGCGACGGCCTGCGCACGCTGCTCGCCCGCGATGCGGCGATCGAGAAGTGGCTGGTGGAGGAGGTGGCTCCGGCCTACGATGAACTCAGGGCAAATCCTGAGCGGGCGCTTTCGGCCGAAGAGGTCAGCGCGCGCCTTGATGCCAGGATGGCCTCGCTTCTGGAAAAGCAGAACAAGGCATGA
- a CDS encoding type II toxin-antitoxin system RelE/ParE family toxin has product MSHKVVFGRRASDDLEDLLIYLSPEMGAEQARTYVGKIQSYCLGFSTFPKRGMLRDDIRPGIRLVGYRYKATIAFFVEEDVVFIARIFHRGRNVDLDDSSDLD; this is encoded by the coding sequence ATGAGCCACAAGGTCGTTTTTGGACGCAGGGCCAGCGACGATCTTGAAGATCTTCTCATCTATCTGTCTCCCGAAATGGGTGCGGAGCAAGCCCGAACCTATGTCGGTAAGATACAAAGCTATTGCCTTGGTTTTTCGACCTTTCCCAAGCGTGGGATGTTGCGCGACGACATTAGACCCGGCATTCGCCTCGTTGGATATCGCTACAAGGCGACGATCGCCTTTTTCGTGGAGGAAGATGTCGTCTTCATAGCGCGCATTTTCCATCGGGGCCGCAATGTCGATTTGGACGATTCCAGCGATCTCGATTAA
- a CDS encoding TIGR03808 family TAT-translocated repetitive protein, with product MISRRTALTMIAGAAAGAVPRPLLAAPEGFSTIDLRGSIDAGAHGVTPDGGDKQNRKLAEIIAKAARQNMPVFLPPGNYPVSNLDLPEGTRMTGVAGASRLVYSGEGRMLTADGARRIELSNIVVDGANRRLDDQSPALVTMRGIGEIVIDNCEIIGARRTAVQLERCGGRIERSRISGATEYGLYAVESTGLSVTGNTVSDCGNGGILIHRWTKGADGTIVSGNRIFRIGATNGGTGQYGNAINLFRAGNVMVTGNQISHSAFSAIRANSASNAQIANNTCLASGETAIYAEFAFEGALVSGNIVDGAANGISVVNFNEGGRLATVAGNIVRNLTPTGPYVLDGAIFGVGISVEADTAVTGNVIENVPLWGMALGFGPYLRNVLVSNNIVRQAKVGCAVTVVEGAGSALISGNLFEAMKDGAVIGYRWQTPSTAELGRGDGQAQGFKHLTIANNRIV from the coding sequence ATGATTTCGAGACGCACGGCATTGACGATGATCGCGGGTGCGGCGGCAGGAGCCGTGCCTCGGCCCCTCCTCGCCGCCCCCGAGGGCTTTTCGACGATCGACCTGCGCGGCTCGATCGATGCCGGCGCACACGGCGTCACCCCGGACGGCGGCGACAAGCAGAACCGCAAGCTCGCGGAGATCATCGCCAAGGCGGCGCGCCAGAACATGCCGGTCTTCCTGCCACCCGGAAACTACCCGGTATCCAATCTCGATCTGCCCGAGGGCACCCGCATGACCGGCGTGGCCGGGGCTTCCCGGCTCGTCTATTCCGGCGAGGGGCGGATGCTCACGGCCGACGGCGCGCGCCGCATCGAGCTCTCCAACATCGTCGTCGACGGGGCGAACCGCCGGCTCGACGACCAGAGCCCGGCGCTCGTCACCATGCGCGGCATCGGTGAGATCGTCATCGACAATTGCGAGATCATCGGGGCGCGCAGGACCGCAGTGCAGCTCGAACGCTGCGGCGGGCGGATCGAGCGGAGCCGGATTTCGGGCGCCACCGAATATGGGCTCTATGCCGTTGAAAGCACAGGACTTTCTGTCACCGGCAATACCGTCTCCGACTGCGGCAATGGCGGCATCCTCATCCATCGCTGGACCAAGGGCGCCGACGGCACGATCGTTTCCGGCAACCGCATCTTTCGGATCGGCGCCACAAACGGCGGCACCGGCCAGTACGGAAACGCCATCAACCTGTTCCGAGCCGGCAACGTGATGGTGACCGGCAACCAGATCTCGCATTCGGCCTTTTCGGCGATCCGCGCCAACAGCGCCTCGAACGCCCAGATCGCCAACAATACATGCCTCGCCTCCGGCGAGACGGCGATCTATGCGGAATTCGCCTTCGAGGGCGCGTTGGTTTCCGGCAATATCGTCGACGGCGCGGCGAACGGCATTTCGGTCGTCAATTTCAACGAGGGCGGCCGGCTTGCGACCGTCGCCGGCAATATTGTCCGCAACCTCACCCCCACGGGCCCGTATGTGCTCGACGGAGCGATCTTCGGCGTCGGCATCAGCGTCGAGGCGGATACCGCGGTGACCGGCAACGTCATCGAGAATGTGCCGCTCTGGGGCATGGCGCTCGGTTTCGGGCCATACCTGCGCAACGTGCTCGTCAGCAACAACATCGTTAGGCAAGCGAAGGTCGGCTGTGCGGTGACGGTGGTCGAAGGCGCCGGCAGTGCGTTGATTTCCGGCAACCTGTTCGAGGCGATGAAGGACGGCGCGGTGATCGGTTATCGCTGGCAGACACCGTCTACGGCAGAGCTCGGCCGCGGCGACGGGCAGGCCCAGGGGTTCAAACATCTGACGATCGCGAACAACCGGATCGTTTAA
- a CDS encoding diguanylate cyclase domain-containing protein, protein MAGPMSHSMPLTFVDPLDELCSRLLRVSADSEIDLDIALVTRELETRTLLDQLPDFIYVKDRRGRFVFANAAAGRNSKLHKGNDLIGKTDFDILDHETARELFLVEQEIMSTGVAIDGREERVKLGDGRMLWLTTSKMPLRDVHGQIVGLVGISRDITERRRQDDRRHGHARLLEMIARGQPLSAVLDAIVKTVEDELDDVIASVLLLEEGTDRLRHGAATRLPPAYVKLIDGIEIGPKVGSCGTAAWRREPVFVKDVLADPLWDNYRELALRFGFRSCWSTPIMGADGLVLGTFALYSDSPREPTELELELTAMATDIAGIAIERARAEERIQHMAHHDPLTGLPNRTLFWAQFSRALHEARREKRKVTVAYLDLDNFKQINDTLGHAAGDEVLKTLSWRMVNCVRVTDLLVRLGGDEFAIVFSNVSQEELGLVRRLQELRTAISKPIVIDGKSVTATCSMGVAFFPQDGDTPEELLARADRAMYEAKDLGRDRLRVSGGEGI, encoded by the coding sequence ATGGCGGGACCCATGTCGCATAGCATGCCCTTGACTTTTGTCGATCCGCTGGACGAACTCTGCAGCCGCCTCCTGCGCGTTTCCGCCGACAGCGAGATAGACCTCGACATCGCGCTGGTCACCCGCGAACTTGAAACCCGCACTCTTCTCGATCAGCTCCCGGACTTCATTTACGTAAAGGATCGTCGCGGCCGCTTCGTCTTTGCCAATGCCGCAGCCGGGCGCAACAGCAAGCTGCACAAAGGCAACGACCTGATCGGCAAGACGGATTTCGATATTCTCGATCATGAAACCGCACGCGAACTGTTTCTCGTCGAACAGGAGATCATGTCGACCGGCGTGGCGATCGACGGCCGCGAGGAACGCGTCAAGCTCGGCGACGGCCGCATGCTCTGGCTCACCACCTCGAAAATGCCGCTACGCGACGTTCATGGCCAGATCGTCGGCCTGGTCGGGATTTCGCGCGATATTACCGAGCGCAGACGCCAGGACGACCGCCGGCACGGCCACGCGCGTCTTCTCGAGATGATCGCCCGGGGCCAGCCTTTGTCGGCGGTTCTGGATGCGATCGTCAAAACGGTCGAAGATGAACTGGACGACGTCATCGCCTCGGTCCTGCTTCTCGAAGAGGGTACGGACCGGCTGCGCCACGGCGCGGCGACCCGCCTTCCGCCCGCTTATGTGAAACTGATCGATGGCATCGAGATCGGCCCGAAGGTCGGCTCCTGCGGCACGGCCGCCTGGCGGCGCGAACCGGTCTTCGTCAAGGATGTGCTGGCCGATCCGCTCTGGGACAATTATCGCGAACTGGCGCTGAGGTTCGGTTTCCGCTCCTGTTGGTCGACGCCGATCATGGGTGCCGACGGGCTGGTGCTGGGCACGTTCGCTCTCTATTCCGATTCGCCGCGCGAACCGACCGAGCTCGAGCTCGAACTGACGGCGATGGCGACTGACATTGCCGGCATCGCTATCGAACGCGCCCGCGCGGAAGAGCGCATCCAGCACATGGCGCATCACGATCCGCTGACCGGCCTGCCGAACCGCACGCTGTTCTGGGCGCAGTTCAGCCGCGCGCTGCACGAGGCCCGCCGCGAGAAACGCAAGGTCACGGTCGCCTATCTCGACCTCGACAATTTCAAGCAGATCAACGATACGCTGGGGCACGCGGCCGGCGACGAGGTGTTGAAAACGCTGTCGTGGCGCATGGTCAACTGCGTCCGCGTGACCGATCTTCTGGTTCGCCTTGGCGGCGACGAGTTCGCGATCGTCTTCAGCAATGTCAGCCAGGAGGAACTCGGCCTGGTGCGCCGGCTTCAGGAATTGCGGACCGCGATCTCGAAACCCATCGTCATCGACGGCAAGAGCGTCACCGCCACCTGCAGCATGGGCGTCGCCTTCTTCCCGCAGGACGGCGATACGCCGGAAGAACTGCTCGCCCGCGCCGACCGTGCCATGTACGAAGCCAAGGATCTGGGCCGAGACCGCCTGCGCGTTTCGGGAGGCGAGGGGATTTAA
- a CDS encoding type II toxin-antitoxin system RelE/ParE family toxin, with the protein MPQLRYLGSARLDLAQIQAYITRESGNPATGRGFARQLRLKCVRLAGLPGKMGRARDELDTAIRSTAFRGYVIFFRYVGDEFQVVSILEGHRDVEKHFGTDAETESED; encoded by the coding sequence TTGCCCCAACTTCGCTATCTCGGCAGCGCTCGCTTAGATCTTGCACAGATCCAAGCTTATATTACGCGAGAAAGCGGCAACCCAGCCACGGGACGTGGCTTTGCAAGGCAATTACGGCTGAAATGCGTGAGGCTTGCCGGCCTTCCAGGTAAAATGGGACGTGCTCGCGACGAGCTTGATACCGCCATCAGAAGCACGGCTTTTCGCGGCTATGTAATCTTTTTTCGCTACGTTGGCGACGAATTCCAGGTTGTCAGCATCCTCGAAGGTCATCGGGATGTGGAAAAACATTTCGGCACGGATGCCGAAACAGAGAGCGAGGATTAA
- a CDS encoding type II toxin-antitoxin system ParD family antitoxin codes for MNVSIDARWEKFIEEAVQDGRYGSASDVVREGLRLVQERESKLSALRETIQSSIAAGGSHTDEEVEAFLDAEAEKLAKEGF; via the coding sequence ATGAATGTTTCGATCGATGCCCGCTGGGAAAAATTCATCGAGGAAGCCGTGCAGGACGGCCGCTATGGCTCGGCCAGCGACGTGGTGCGCGAAGGGCTGCGACTGGTGCAGGAGCGCGAATCGAAGCTTTCGGCACTGAGGGAAACTATTCAAAGCTCAATTGCAGCGGGTGGAAGCCACACCGACGAAGAAGTTGAGGCCTTTCTCGACGCAGAGGCAGAAAAGCTTGCCAAGGAAGGCTTTTGA
- a CDS encoding MarR family winged helix-turn-helix transcriptional regulator, translated as MTTKSLLKEKPAAASPSPEDVARVSETLGRMRILIGRRIIGRTAIANIAPGLEISHLDVLDVMRRIEGEVTVGAIAEAMRIDPSRGSRLVADLVARGILRRDASQADGRRSLVVRTEFGDSLLAEIRAVKRTLLARVLEDWPEDELNAFSVLFEKFVSSFEEIYVAPEKPPEGTLSEAPQPMP; from the coding sequence ATGACGACGAAGAGCCTTTTGAAAGAGAAACCCGCTGCCGCCTCGCCTTCCCCCGAGGATGTGGCCCGCGTGAGCGAAACGCTCGGGCGGATGCGGATCCTGATCGGCCGGCGGATCATCGGCCGCACGGCGATCGCCAATATCGCGCCGGGCCTGGAAATCTCGCATCTCGACGTGCTCGACGTGATGCGCCGGATCGAGGGCGAGGTGACGGTCGGTGCTATCGCCGAGGCGATGCGCATCGACCCCTCGCGCGGCAGCCGGCTGGTCGCCGATCTCGTCGCCCGCGGCATCCTGCGCCGCGACGCCTCTCAGGCGGACGGCCGCCGCTCGCTGGTCGTGCGCACCGAATTCGGCGACAGCCTGCTGGCCGAGATCCGCGCCGTCAAACGCACGCTGCTGGCACGCGTCCTGGAGGACTGGCCGGAAGACGAACTCAATGCCTTTTCGGTGCTGTTCGAAAAGTTCGTGTCGAGTTTCGAGGAGATCTACGTGGCGCCGGAAAAGCCGCCGGAGGGCACGCTTTCCGAGGCGCCTCAGCCGATGCCATAG